GACTGACAAGCTCAAAGAGGCCGAGGGAACGTTTGTATGCCGGGTGTTTCCCGTTATCGGCTCCCATGAATGTTCCGGTCCCATAAAATTTTTCAGGCTCTTTCCTTTGATGATGTATTCAGGTACACGTGGAGCATGACCATGATAAGGAACGGTCCCCATAACAGCACATGGATTTTGTACGATACTGCCTTATCGAGCAGTCCCAGCGTGAGCGGGGTGATAACCTCATACCGGGTAATCCCCAGCCCGGTCAGGACCAGCAGGATGGAAATTCCGCATAACAGCCATGCGATGACACTACGGTTTCTGACCGAACCGATCACAAGATCCCCCTCCACGGTGTCCTGCCATGTCCCTGCCCGTTCAGGAAATCCCCGCAGGAGGTCACCCTTGCATTTAAGGCGGTTTGCCCGGAGTTCACATGCACCTGTCCCACCTCATATCTTTCATGAAAAAAAACTCCGGTTCAGGTCGCCAGAGTTTGAGTAACCCCGCTGTTCCCAGTATCCCCTGTACCCTGCCTGGTCCGACAATTCGATACGCTCAATCCACCTGATCCATTTGTAACCCCATTTATCTTCTGCAACAAGCTGGAAAGGAAAACCCCGTTCTGCAGGAAGGGTGACATTGTTCATCCGGTATGCCATGATGATGTCGTGAGCCATGAAATAATCGACCGGAAACGAGGTCGTGTATCCATCATGCGCATGGAAGATAACCGTTGTTGCACCGTCACGGACCCCGGCTTCTGTAAGCAGGTCCCGGACAAGGACGCCTTCCCAGAGGATTGTTGCATCCCATCCCTCAACGCAATGGAGGGTTACACGCTTGGTGTAACGGATATGATGATCGATAACGTCCCGGTAGGGAAACGACAGTGGTGTGGTTACCAGCCCGTCCACCGTCAGTACGTACCGGTCTTCGCTGATATACTGGGGGCCTTTAATTGAGTTCTCACGGAAATCATTGATTGAGGATAGTCGCTCCCCCTCGTATGACCTGATCTCGACGGGTATGAGTGCGGTCGCCTGCAAACCCTGATCTGCGGCAGGAAAACCGGAAATATCGATGAGGTAAAGGAGGCCGATGACCATGATTATTGCAACAACAAGTAAGGCTTTCACCGACATTTTAATGCCTTTGTATTCTCATGGAGCAGGGGTGGTTATTAATTATCGGATGATACCGGCCTTTTGATTGTTTTATCCAATCACAATCTCTATTACTGGGGACTCGCCATGTTTCGTACAGGGCCCTTACCCGTAGAAAATCGTGGTTTGATAAGGGCTGATCATGGAGATATGCAATGGTAAAAGTTCAGGCAAAAAAGGCAAAAACCTCGGGGAAAAAGACGGTCCGGCCCAGAGCAAAACCTGTGGCAAAACCGGCAAAACGTGTGCCTGTCCGGGCGGCAGCAAAAAAACCGTCGGCACAAAAGAAAGCCAAATCCGGTGCAGTGAAGGCATCCCGCCGGTATAAATGCAGGGTGTGCGGGTACGTGTACTCCGAGTTGCGGGGCGAACCCCATAACGGGATCCCTGCCGGCACGGCGTTTGAAGACCTTCCTGACACGTACGTCTGTCCTGTCTGCGGTTTTCAGGGAAAAGGCAGGATCGGCACGTGGGGCTTTGAAGAGTGGCGCCCGACGAAATATCTCTGCTCGTTGTGCAATTACATCTATGACGAGGCGCGGGGAGAACCGCACCGCGGGATCAGACCCGGAACAAAATTCGAGGACCTGCCGGATGATTACAGGTGCCCTGTCTGCGCTCTTGATCTAACGATCAGCAAAGGTTTCGGAGATGTTCTCAAGCAGGGTTTTTCACCACTCGATATTTAAAAATCAATAAGAACAGCCTGCATTTCCCTTTTTTATCGGTTAATGTCACTGCCCGTCATCCTCTGCCTCCTTTTTAGGGTTTTATAGAGAGATTCGCTCCTTGAAAAGTCCCACAGGGCGTTCATACCCTGCCAGTATCTAATGGTTCTGGAATGCGTGCAACTTCCAGTCTGGTATATCTATAAACCTGCCGGCAGTTTAATCTGTATCAGGAGTATGAAAATGGCTCTCCGGTACATGCATCCTTCCAGCGGCGGCAGAATGGCGGTCATCATCCTTGTGGCATGCGTGGGATTATGGATGGCAGCACCCCTGTCCGCTGCTTCTGATACAATCGAAGCCTCGATGGGGGAGACGATAAATCTTCATGGTGTCTCTTACAGCAGTGACCATATCTACCTGTTCCTTACCGGCCCAAACCTTCCGGCAAACGGTGTGCCACTCAATGATGTGACCCAGCGTGCCGACCAGGGGGCATTCACCATCGTTGATGTGGACAGCGACCAGACATGGTCTTACCACTGGGACACCTCGCGGCTGAACAGCCGGCTTGATTACGGTACCTACACGGTCTATGTTGTAGCCGACCCGGTGGACAGATCAAGACTGGGCGGGCACCCGTTTTCCACCCTCTCGGTTTACCTGACGAACCCGGGCTTATCCGGCGTCTCGATATCAGGCGGGACATCATACACGCTGCGCCCCACAGAACATATGCAGGTACCGGTTATTACTTCGGTACCATCGACGGCGCTGCCATCACCGGCATCAACTCCTCCCGCCACAAAAGAACCCTCGGGCACCCCTGCACCGTCCCCCACAAAAAAGAGCGGTGCCGGTTCCGGTCTCATGATCATGGAAACCGGGGCACTATTTGCAGTTCTGGCAACATTCTGGCGTATTCGGAGGTGATTATACGTTGTCCCGGAGCTCATCGGGGAAGTATGCAGTATGATAATCTGAAATAGGTAAGTATCGTATGACCGTTAAGGATATTCCCAAACTTCTGGAAAAAGCGTTTCAGGAAATGAAGGTCGGTCGGTATGAGCAGGCCCTGGAATTCTATGACCTCGTGCTTGCCACCGACCCTTTAAACCTGACAGCCCTTGCAAACAAGGGGAAGGCGTACTATTACCTAGGAAGGCACGAGGATGCAATCGCATGGTTTGACCGGGCGCTCGCAGTCAGCCCGGCCAACGCTGCTATCCTGTACGAGAAAGGATATACGCTTCGCAAGATTGAGCGGTATGACGATGCAATCCGGAGTTTTGACCGTGCGCTTGCAATCTTCCCGGACTTTCTGTTTGCCTTAAGCAACAAGGGGTACGCGCTGAACGCGATTGGGATGTACGATGACGCAATCGCCTGTTTTGATCGTGTCCTTGAAATAAGCCCGAACAATATCCGTGCAATGACAGCAAAAGCCATCGCCCTGCGAGGGGTGGGAAAGAACGAAGAAGCCATCGCTTATTTTGACAAGGCACTGGAATTTAACCCCATTAATGCATTCATCTGGCACAATAAGGCGATCGCCCTGCGCAACCTTGGCAGGACAAGGGAAGCGGACGACTGTATCCGTATGGCGGATTACCAGACCGGGACTACGCGCTGAACAATCTGGTATATACTTCCCTTTTGTGATGCATCAGGAAAAACACAGGAACAATATTTTTATCGGGATTGCCCGTTTATAAAAAACCAAAAAAATTAGATGAGTTTAAAGATGGGGTGGCTCTCTGCCTTGCACTCGATACCGAGCTGGCGTGTCGCTTCGAGGATCGTGATATCCGTGTAGGCCTGTGCGGTCATCATCGCCTCGACGTTCTCGATCGGGCCGTACATGATCAGGTCAGCACCGAGAGTGCTTGCGATCATGTTGCAGCCGATATCGGGTGCGGACCATGCAGCCTGGCGGATACCCTCCATGCCGCCCAGGTAGTGGTGCGACATCTGCTGGAGGAGGAGGTCTTTGCCTTTGTAACCCTCTGCGAGTACCGAGGGGGTCTTGCTGGTACCTTTCCAGCGCTTGAGCCAGGTCCACGCAACTGTCATGTTGTGGTATGCACCACCGGTCGGGTAGCCGTGGATTGCCTTGCAGGCAAGGATCTCACGGTATGCACCGCCGGACCCGAGACCGAGCGGGGTTGCCGCGGTGTCAAGGATCGGGCGGGTGATACCGCACTCTTCAGCGATCTGCAGCATTCCCTTTGTCTGGCCGGCTACGCCGCCCTCTACAAGCACTTTCTCCCTGCCTGCGACTGACGGGTCTGCAGGGTTGAATGCAAGAACGATTGCGGAGTTGACATCGCTGTTCTTCAGGGCTTCGACGTTCTCGGGGAGCATCGAACCGTTGATCGAGTTGTAGATCGCACGGTTCGCAAGGCCAACCTCGGTCACGTACTTGCAGGCATGTGCCAGCGCCTTTGGAACGGATGAGTCCATCAGGAACGCGGTCTTGTTGTCGATACTGTCAAACCATGTGAAGTAGCTCTCGAATGCTTCGGGGAATTCCGCAAGGATCTGGATGAAGTGCGGGATCCCGGTCATGTCAGAGAGTTCCTGACAACGGTTCCAGAGTGCCTCGGCTTTTGGTTTGTCGATAACACCCTTATGGTCGTCCTTTACGATCTCATGCTTGTTATAGAAGATCGAGGCGCCCAGTACGGTCGGGTACTCGCCCGGCTGTCCACCAATCTTTGTGCCGTTGAAGTCCCAGACGCTCTGTTCTTTTTCAAATCTGAACATGTTGATTTACACCTCCATTACACCAATACCATCAGTTTCTGCAACAGGAACAGCAGCATCACAAATACGACAAGTCCTGCGACCAGTCCGTACAGTATACCGATATCCCGTCCAATCTTTCTGCCAACACGCTGTGCAATCTCTGCATCCACAAACTCGATTCTCTTCTCGATCTTGTCGAGCCGTTTCTCGATCTCGAGGAACTGCGGGTTTGCACCTGCAGCAGCGACTTCAACACCACCGGCAGCCTCTTTGACCTCGACGACCATCGGTTCGCCGAACGCGCCGGGGTCCCTGGTCTTGAGTTCGTTGATCTTGGCCTTGATAGCGTTGAGGTCTTCAGATTCCATGATGTTGACGACTTCGACCTGCTGCTGGAAGCGCTTGATAGCGTCGTCTTTGAGGTTCTCGATGAAGGGAATAGCACCTTCAGCACCGACGACCCTGCCCTCTTTGACTCCGTTTTTGTGGAGTGCGATCATGGTCTGGCCGGCGAGGTGACCTTTCACCTCAGTACCGCAACAGAGCATGAACCGGATGTTGGGGTTGGCGACGATATTGGCGATGACCTTTTCGAGCCCGAGGTTCTCTGTCTTACAGGAACCGCACATTGCGGCGCCCCCGTCACAGATCCCCTTCTCATCGAGGTGAGATCCCATGGTCACTACGGCGACGGGGCTGTTAGCGTCACCGGAGACAAAGTCTCCCTTGACGAGTGGCCATCCGCTTGCGGGTGATTTCTTGTCTGCCATTTTTTTCACCTCACACAAGTAATGCCGGCACAAGGATCAGGAGCACGGCGACCAGCATTCCAGCTGTGAACCCGACAATTCCGGAAGCGGAAATGCCCGAGTCAAGCTTGTTGGTCCGTGCAAGGATCTGTGCCTTGTAGCGGATGTTCTCAGTCATATTCTCGATTGCGACCATCCTGATGGGTCCTGTAGGTTTTGCTTCTTCTGCCATTTCTCTCACCTCAACCACAGGAATCCGAGCAGGGCGAACGACACGATCAGACCGATCATAAGGCCTTCGATCTTGCCTGCATAGACACCGGCGGCAAACTTGTCGCGGTAGCCGATGTTGGTCACCATCTTCTCGATTATCTTCATACGGGCGGTGATAAGTGCAACCTCACCGGACAGGGCCTGAACTGCCCCGCCTGTCTCCTCTCCCCCTGCAGCAGCCTCTTTGACCTCGACGACCATCGGTTCGCCGAACGCACCGGGGTCCCTGGTCTTGAGTTCGTTGATCTTGGCCTTGATAGCGTTGAGGTCTTCAGATTCCATGATGTTGACGACTTCGACCTGCTGCTGGAAGCGCTTGATAGCGTCGTCTTTGAGGTTCTCGATGAAGGGAATAGCACCTTCAGCACCGACGACCCTGCCCTCTTTGACTCCGTTTTTGTGGAGTGCGATCATGGTCTGGCCGGCGAGGTGACCTTTCACCTCAGTACCGCA
Above is a genomic segment from Methanoregula sp. containing:
- a CDS encoding molybdopterin-dependent oxidoreductase, which produces MSVKALLVVAIIMVIGLLYLIDISGFPAADQGLQATALIPVEIRSYEGERLSSINDFRENSIKGPQYISEDRYVLTVDGLVTTPLSFPYRDVIDHHIRYTKRVTLHCVEGWDATILWEGVLVRDLLTEAGVRDGATTVIFHAHDGYTTSFPVDYFMAHDIIMAYRMNNVTLPAERGFPFQLVAEDKWGYKWIRWIERIELSDQAGYRGYWEQRGYSNSGDLNRSFFS
- a CDS encoding rubredoxin translates to MGTWGFEEWRPTKYLCSLCNYIYDEARGEPHRGIRPGTKFEDLPDDYRCPVCALDLTISKGFGDVLKQGFSPLDI
- a CDS encoding tetratricopeptide repeat protein, with the translated sequence MTVKDIPKLLEKAFQEMKVGRYEQALEFYDLVLATDPLNLTALANKGKAYYYLGRHEDAIAWFDRALAVSPANAAILYEKGYTLRKIERYDDAIRSFDRALAIFPDFLFALSNKGYALNAIGMYDDAIACFDRVLEISPNNIRAMTAKAIALRGVGKNEEAIAYFDKALEFNPINAFIWHNKAIALRNLGRTREADDCIRMADYQTGTTR
- the mtrH gene encoding tetrahydromethanopterin S-methyltransferase subunit H, giving the protein MFRFEKEQSVWDFNGTKIGGQPGEYPTVLGASIFYNKHEIVKDDHKGVIDKPKAEALWNRCQELSDMTGIPHFIQILAEFPEAFESYFTWFDSIDNKTAFLMDSSVPKALAHACKYVTEVGLANRAIYNSINGSMLPENVEALKNSDVNSAIVLAFNPADPSVAGREKVLVEGGVAGQTKGMLQIAEECGITRPILDTAATPLGLGSGGAYREILACKAIHGYPTGGAYHNMTVAWTWLKRWKGTSKTPSVLAEGYKGKDLLLQQMSHHYLGGMEGIRQAAWSAPDIGCNMIASTLGADLIMYGPIENVEAMMTAQAYTDITILEATRQLGIECKAESHPIFKLI
- the mtrA gene encoding tetrahydromethanopterin S-methyltransferase subunit A, which produces MADKKSPASGWPLVKGDFVSGDANSPVAVVTMGSHLDEKGICDGGAAMCGSCKTENLGLEKVIANIVANPNIRFMLCCGTEVKGHLAGQTMIALHKNGVKEGRVVGAEGAIPFIENLKDDAIKRFQQQVEVVNIMESEDLNAIKAKINELKTRDPGAFGEPMVVEVKEAAGGVEVAAAGANPQFLEIEKRLDKIEKRIEFVDAEIAQRVGRKIGRDIGILYGLVAGLVVFVMLLFLLQKLMVLV
- a CDS encoding tetrahydromethanopterin S-methyltransferase subunit F, which translates into the protein MAEEAKPTGPIRMVAIENMTENIRYKAQILARTNKLDSGISASGIVGFTAGMLVAVLLILVPALLV
- the mtrA gene encoding tetrahydromethanopterin S-methyltransferase subunit A; its protein translation is MADKKSPASGWPLVKGDFVSGDANSPVAVVTMGSHLDEKGICDGGAAMCGSCKTENLGLEKVIANIVANPNIRFMLCCGTEVKGHLAGQTMIALHKNGVKEGRVVGAEGAIPFIENLKDDAIKRFQQQVEVVNIMESEDLNAIKAKINELKTRDPGAFGEPMVVEVKEAAAGGEETGGAVQALSGEVALITARMKIIEKMVTNIGYRDKFAAGVYAGKIEGLMIGLIVSFALLGFLWLR